One genomic segment of Methanothermobacter wolfeii includes these proteins:
- a CDS encoding TIGR00288 family NYN domain-containing protein, whose translation MRSFEKLTFLKEYIPIKKKEGGEKNIGLLVDGPNMLRKEFSLNLDLVRKILSEYGNMRVGKVLLNQYASDKLIEAIVNQGFTPIVVAGDTDVYMAVEAMELIYNPNIDIIALMTRDADFLPIINKAKENGKNTLVIGAEPGFSAALQNSADHAIILKSENSRAKRPRPSEEH comes from the coding sequence ATGCGAAGTTTTGAGAAACTGACTTTCCTTAAGGAATACATCCCTATAAAGAAGAAGGAGGGCGGGGAGAAAAACATAGGCCTCCTTGTTGATGGACCTAACATGCTGAGGAAGGAGTTCAGCCTCAACCTTGACCTTGTAAGGAAAATATTATCTGAATACGGAAACATGCGGGTTGGAAAGGTTCTTTTAAACCAGTACGCCTCTGATAAACTTATAGAGGCAATCGTTAACCAGGGCTTTACACCTATTGTTGTTGCAGGAGATACCGATGTTTACATGGCTGTTGAAGCCATGGAATTGATTTACAACCCTAATATTGATATAATAGCCCTCATGACCCGTGATGCTGATTTCCTCCCCATAATCAACAAGGCAAAGGAAAATGGCAAGAACACCCTTGTTATAGGGGCTGAACCAGGATTCAGCGCTGCACTTCAGAATTCTGCAGACCATGCAATAATCCTGAAATCAGAGAACAGCAGGGCAAAAAGACCCCGGCCATCTGAGGAACATTAG
- a CDS encoding TIGR03576 family pyridoxal phosphate-dependent enzyme: MLTEDIMDEVKRREHALEIIRKRIGDHGRSGIYDLTGLSGGFSLDEDDMALLETYVGPAVFEERLQEAGVRHLGGEKVAAFNRTSSAILAAVLAITEPGSALIHYLPEMPSHPSVPLSAELASVRYHETDDFREPFPEDTSLVVVTGSTMDHRVISESLLKDIIGRAGDAGIPVLVDDASGARLRTVIFNQRRACDLGADLAVTSTDKLMHGPRGGLMAGRADLIDRVKSKAYQFGLEAQPPLIAAMVRALEDFDPSDILEALERKGELLEMMDDPDIEETPTGIMIRTESLRRRYGSTWSGEDLSAALAMILLEDHGIITIPAAGMPGASMTIRLDLAAADAGRLGAEAIKSALTDSMRKLAGIIDDASAMRRTIFG, from the coding sequence ATGCTTACTGAAGACATCATGGATGAGGTTAAACGCAGGGAACACGCCCTTGAAATAATAAGGAAACGTATAGGTGATCATGGCCGCAGCGGCATCTATGACCTTACAGGGCTCTCAGGCGGATTCTCCCTTGATGAGGATGACATGGCCCTCCTTGAAACCTATGTGGGGCCGGCAGTCTTCGAGGAAAGACTCCAGGAGGCGGGTGTAAGGCACCTTGGAGGGGAGAAGGTTGCTGCATTCAACAGGACAAGCAGCGCAATACTTGCAGCCGTACTTGCAATCACAGAGCCAGGTTCAGCGCTGATACACTATCTCCCTGAGATGCCATCCCATCCATCGGTCCCTCTGAGCGCCGAGCTTGCATCTGTAAGGTACCATGAAACCGATGATTTCAGAGAACCCTTCCCTGAAGACACCAGCCTTGTTGTTGTAACAGGCTCCACAATGGACCACCGGGTCATCTCAGAATCACTTCTCAAGGACATCATAGGGAGGGCCGGTGATGCAGGCATTCCTGTCCTCGTGGACGATGCATCGGGAGCCAGGCTGAGGACGGTTATATTTAATCAGAGGAGGGCCTGCGACCTGGGCGCTGACCTTGCAGTTACAAGCACGGATAAACTCATGCATGGTCCGCGGGGAGGATTGATGGCAGGCAGGGCTGACCTCATTGACAGGGTGAAGTCAAAGGCGTATCAGTTTGGACTTGAGGCGCAGCCCCCCCTTATAGCTGCAATGGTAAGGGCCCTTGAGGATTTTGATCCTTCAGATATCCTTGAAGCCCTTGAAAGGAAAGGGGAGCTCCTTGAGATGATGGATGACCCTGACATTGAGGAGACACCGACAGGTATCATGATCAGAACAGAGTCCCTAAGGAGGAGATACGGCTCAACATGGAGCGGTGAGGATCTCTCCGCGGCCCTTGCAATGATACTCCTTGAGGACCATGGGATAATCACAATACCTGCGGCTGGAATGCCGGGGGCATCAATGACCATCAGGCTGGACCTTGCAGCCGCGGATGCAGGAAGACTTGGAGCAGAGGCCATAAAGTCTGCGCTCACTGATTCAATGAGGAAGCTTGCAGGGATCATCGATGATGCTTCGGCAATGAGGAGAACCATATTCGGCTGA
- the rtcA gene encoding RNA 3'-terminal phosphate cyclase gives MALAAVTSRRIRIHSIRARRPRKGLSHQHLTAVRAIAEISDGTLRGDELGSQELEFSPGTIGGGNFTFDVKTAGSTGLVLQAILIAGAAADGRLDVTVSGGTDVLWAPTIDYLSEVTLPLLEKMGYCARLELIQRGYYPRGGGRVRATIEPSELKPIILEDAEIDFIAGISHAGNLPLHVAERQADEALRVLRKTGLDVDIAVEEADCPLGRGSGITLWAGGNTRLGATSLGRPGKRAELVGSEAAKELLGFIEAGSPLDRYMGDQIVPYIAMAGSSRVGTYELTLHAETNIFLAERITGRPFKVQGASGKPAIIETA, from the coding sequence GTGGCACTTGCAGCGGTAACCTCCAGGAGGATACGGATACACAGTATAAGGGCCAGAAGGCCCCGTAAAGGCCTTTCACATCAGCACCTTACAGCTGTAAGGGCCATTGCAGAAATCAGTGATGGAACCCTTAGGGGGGATGAACTCGGATCCCAGGAACTTGAATTTTCACCGGGAACCATAGGCGGCGGGAACTTCACCTTCGACGTTAAAACAGCAGGAAGCACGGGCCTGGTACTCCAGGCCATCCTGATTGCAGGGGCGGCAGCTGATGGCAGACTTGATGTCACGGTATCAGGGGGTACCGATGTTCTCTGGGCCCCCACAATCGATTACCTTTCAGAGGTAACCCTGCCACTACTGGAGAAGATGGGTTACTGTGCCAGGCTGGAACTCATTCAGAGGGGCTACTATCCCCGCGGCGGCGGAAGGGTGAGGGCAACTATAGAACCGTCAGAACTAAAACCCATCATCCTTGAGGATGCAGAAATTGACTTCATAGCCGGTATCTCCCACGCAGGAAACCTGCCGCTCCATGTGGCTGAAAGACAGGCAGATGAAGCCCTCAGGGTTTTAAGGAAGACGGGTCTTGATGTTGATATAGCTGTAGAGGAAGCCGACTGTCCCCTGGGCAGGGGCTCGGGGATAACCCTCTGGGCGGGGGGTAACACGAGACTTGGCGCAACATCACTTGGGAGGCCGGGTAAAAGGGCTGAGCTGGTAGGATCAGAAGCCGCAAAGGAGCTCCTGGGGTTTATTGAAGCTGGAAGCCCCCTTGACAGGTACATGGGTGATCAGATAGTACCCTACATTGCAATGGCCGGATCTTCAAGGGTGGGGACATATGAATTAACCCTTCACGCAGAGACCAACATATTCCTGGCCGAGAGGATAACTGGAAGGCCCTTCAAAGTACAGGGGGCGTCTGGAAAGCCCGCCATCATAGAAACAGCATAA
- a CDS encoding biotin--[acetyl-CoA-carboxylase] ligase, which yields MGDYDPCSVKAKTSYIGHRIECFDEVDSTNNVAKRLAEEGASEGTVVIAKTQSRGRGRRGKPWISPEGGIWMSIILRPEVHPSRALLLTLVTGVAVARTLQDECGLEVGIKWPNDILIGDKKVCGILTEAHVRFNTLEYVVVGIGIDTNVDVKAFPDDLREGATSLKNELKRDIESGALIEKFLENFEDVYNSFKDGEIDEILSEWRKLSKTIGSRVEIRKQLGEIVYGEAVGINSEGALILELDDGTLRKIISGECIHH from the coding sequence ATGGGAGATTATGATCCATGCAGCGTTAAGGCAAAAACGAGTTACATAGGTCATAGAATTGAATGCTTTGATGAGGTTGACTCCACAAACAACGTGGCGAAGCGCCTGGCTGAGGAGGGTGCCTCTGAGGGCACGGTTGTAATTGCAAAGACCCAGTCCCGTGGTCGTGGCAGGAGGGGGAAACCCTGGATATCACCAGAGGGCGGTATCTGGATGTCAATCATCCTGAGGCCTGAGGTACATCCATCAAGGGCCCTCCTCCTCACCCTTGTAACCGGAGTTGCAGTTGCAAGGACCCTGCAGGATGAATGTGGCCTTGAAGTTGGTATAAAATGGCCCAATGACATCCTTATAGGGGACAAAAAGGTCTGCGGAATACTTACAGAGGCCCATGTCCGTTTCAACACCCTGGAATATGTTGTTGTGGGCATCGGTATAGATACCAATGTGGATGTGAAGGCATTCCCTGATGACCTCAGGGAAGGGGCGACTTCACTTAAAAATGAGCTCAAAAGGGACATAGAATCCGGTGCATTGATAGAAAAGTTCCTTGAAAACTTTGAGGATGTCTATAACTCATTTAAAGATGGTGAAATTGATGAGATTCTATCCGAATGGAGGAAACTGTCCAAAACCATCGGCAGTAGAGTTGAAATAAGAAAACAGCTCGGTGAGATTGTATATGGTGAGGCTGTTGGTATAAACAGTGAGGGGGCCCTTATCCTTGAACTCGATGATGGTACCCTGAGGAAGATAATATCAGGGGAGTGCATACACCACTGA
- a CDS encoding acetyl-CoA carboxylase biotin carboxylase subunit, translating into MFSKILVANRGEIAIRVMRACRELGVKSVAVYSEADKNALFTRYADEAYEIGKPAPSQSYLRVDRIIEVAEKSGAEAIHPGYGFLAENPSLGEECEKHGIKLIGPRSSVIEAMGDKITSKKLMEKAGVPVIPGTEKGVDSPDDAARIADSIGYPVIIKASAGGGGIGMRAVYEEDELVRAFKSTRSVAESAFGDPTIYIEKYLEKPRHIEFQVMADESGKVIHLADRECSIQRRHQKLIEEAPSPIMTPELRERMGSAAVRAAEYIGYENAGTVEFLYSKGDFYFLEMNTRIQVEHPITEVITGVDLVKEQIKVAAGEELEFSQEDVSIRGHAIECRINAENPLADFAPNPGKITGYRSPGGIGVRVDSGVYMNYEIPPFYDSMISKLIVWGMTRDEAINRMKRALSEYIILGVKTTIPFHKAIMRNEAFRRGELHTHFVDEHRRGIDAEMEKIVKEDQEMVERLQSTFLPSKKVAAISAAIGTYMHARRG; encoded by the coding sequence ATGTTCAGTAAAATCCTTGTTGCAAACCGTGGTGAGATAGCGATAAGAGTTATGCGTGCATGCAGAGAGCTGGGAGTCAAGAGTGTGGCGGTCTACTCAGAGGCAGATAAGAACGCCCTCTTCACCAGATATGCTGATGAGGCCTATGAAATAGGAAAACCCGCCCCCTCCCAGAGTTACCTCCGTGTGGACAGGATCATTGAGGTTGCTGAAAAAAGCGGTGCAGAGGCAATACACCCCGGTTACGGTTTCCTTGCAGAGAACCCCTCCCTGGGTGAGGAATGTGAAAAACATGGCATCAAACTCATAGGGCCAAGGAGTTCAGTTATAGAGGCTATGGGTGATAAGATAACCTCAAAGAAGCTCATGGAAAAGGCCGGGGTTCCGGTGATCCCCGGGACAGAGAAGGGTGTTGACAGCCCCGACGATGCTGCCAGGATAGCTGATTCCATCGGCTACCCGGTCATCATAAAGGCCTCTGCCGGTGGAGGGGGTATAGGTATGAGGGCCGTCTATGAGGAGGACGAACTTGTAAGGGCCTTTAAGTCCACAAGATCAGTTGCTGAATCCGCCTTCGGAGACCCCACCATCTACATAGAAAAGTACCTTGAAAAACCAAGGCACATCGAATTCCAGGTAATGGCAGATGAATCAGGTAAAGTTATACACCTGGCGGACAGGGAGTGCTCAATACAGAGGAGGCACCAGAAACTCATAGAGGAGGCACCATCACCCATCATGACCCCTGAACTGAGGGAGAGGATGGGTTCAGCAGCTGTCAGGGCAGCTGAATACATCGGGTATGAGAATGCTGGAACCGTTGAGTTCCTCTACTCAAAGGGGGACTTCTATTTCCTGGAGATGAACACAAGGATACAGGTGGAGCACCCCATAACCGAGGTGATAACCGGTGTTGATCTTGTTAAGGAACAGATAAAGGTTGCTGCCGGTGAGGAGCTGGAGTTCTCACAGGAGGATGTGAGTATAAGGGGCCATGCCATTGAATGCAGGATAAACGCAGAGAACCCCCTTGCAGACTTCGCCCCGAATCCTGGTAAGATCACGGGTTACAGGTCCCCCGGGGGTATAGGTGTCAGGGTTGACAGTGGGGTTTACATGAACTATGAGATACCCCCATTCTATGACTCCATGATATCAAAACTCATAGTCTGGGGCATGACCCGTGATGAGGCAATAAACAGGATGAAAAGGGCCCTCAGCGAGTACATAATCCTGGGGGTTAAGACAACCATACCATTCCATAAGGCGATAATGAGGAATGAAGCCTTCAGAAGGGGGGAACTCCACACCCACTTCGTCGATGAGCACCGGAGAGGAATAGACGCTGAGATGGAAAAAATCGTTAAGGAGGATCAGGAGATGGTTGAACGCCTCCAGTCAACATTCCTGCCATCAAAGAAGGTGGCTGCCATATCCGCAGCCATAGGAACATACATGCATGCCCGGAGGGGGTGA